The proteins below come from a single Gimesia alba genomic window:
- a CDS encoding FtsX-like permease family protein has protein sequence MNQTRFVIQSLKYYWRTNLAVLLGVIAATAVIGGALIVGDSVRASLRQMTFDRLGQIDFVVSGHRFFREQLAADLAESPDLPDNIKTIAPALLMRGSLEKNREDQHLRVGQVNIFGTDERLWSLLEHGSQTAPTDDEAILNARVAEQLEASVGDEITLWIELPSAIPRDSLLGEREEQSVEITLTVTAILEESSKAGRLALMPNQQLPLDLFVSLSTLQEALDLDEIQASRRNPQSRPARVNSLFFSSENPEAGTTLAALETAKDLEAALKATLKLEDLNLKIAPNESFKYFSLESEQMILDPQIEQAGIEAAKSLNLTTSPVMVYIANEIMPAKQDDSKSLFSMYSIIAGVEFTEQPPFGPFQFIGDKPKSPLKENEIVLNEWLAKDLNAKVGDDVLMKYHVVGSRGELPEVEQTFTVRGIVALDGTPAADRKLTPEMEGITDADTFGDWKQPFPMKLDKVTDRDEEYWDQYKATPKAFVALETAQNLWNSRYGSLTSLRVGPLPGKSLEESANVFGKEVLKQVDVFKMGLTVQPIKFLGLMASSGTTDFSGLFIGFSFFIILSAIILIRLLFKLGIDRRVSSIGLLSAVGFTPQQVKQVIFKEAFAVILLGGILGIAAAIGYASLMLYGLKTWWIGAIGTRFLFLELTATSIMVGLLISVLCSLFVTWRAMAELKQLSIRSLLAGVNTPESNKVKDARYVGYVYKASSLLALILVLATVSLLIPKQEAFSGFSWRTVSFFLVGTLSLISSVFFLSSRLRIESAIPIKGTGTLALIKLGFRNAGRFRQRSVLTTALIASATFVLVSVAAGHRNPAVETPDIDSGNGGFTIVAESTSPLIFDLNTADGRAKTLVNIPDDPETQKLLSEMTAIPFRVKPGENASCLNIYQTSVPTILGVPQELIERGGFKFADTPGENPWKLLNEKQEDGSIPALGDMNTLMYSLHKGIGASVGIPSDERPEHKLKIKGMFDGSIFQGVLLVSETDFQKLFPEQAGFQYFLIEVPPEDASKLSGILETGLTEYGFDSDLVANRLADFLAVQNTYLSTFQTLGGLGLLLGTLGLATVMLRNVVERRSELALLRAIGMTGSNVALIVLAENAFLLIWGLLSGTISALLAMLPHLLSTGADLPWESGIVILSAVLVVGMLAALLAVADAVRAPILATLRAQ, from the coding sequence ATGAACCAGACGCGATTTGTTATCCAAAGCCTGAAGTATTATTGGCGCACCAATCTGGCCGTACTGCTGGGAGTCATCGCTGCGACCGCCGTGATCGGGGGGGCTCTCATCGTCGGCGATTCCGTTCGCGCCAGTCTCAGGCAAATGACATTCGATCGGCTGGGACAGATCGACTTCGTCGTTTCCGGCCATCGCTTCTTTCGCGAACAACTCGCCGCTGATCTTGCGGAATCACCAGATCTACCCGACAACATCAAAACGATCGCCCCTGCTCTGCTGATGCGAGGCAGCCTGGAAAAAAATCGGGAAGACCAGCATCTACGTGTGGGGCAGGTCAATATCTTCGGCACCGACGAACGGCTCTGGTCGCTGCTCGAACATGGAAGTCAGACAGCGCCCACCGACGATGAAGCCATTCTCAATGCCCGCGTCGCAGAACAGCTCGAGGCTTCGGTTGGCGATGAAATCACGCTCTGGATCGAACTCCCTTCCGCGATTCCCCGAGACTCACTGCTCGGCGAGCGTGAAGAACAATCGGTCGAAATTACGCTCACGGTTACCGCGATTCTCGAAGAATCTTCCAAAGCGGGTCGCCTGGCGCTCATGCCCAACCAGCAGCTGCCGCTCGATCTCTTCGTTTCGTTAAGCACGCTCCAAGAGGCGTTAGACCTCGATGAAATCCAGGCTTCGCGTCGCAACCCCCAGTCGCGGCCCGCTCGCGTGAATTCCCTGTTTTTCAGTTCCGAGAATCCGGAAGCCGGCACGACACTCGCCGCGCTCGAAACCGCGAAGGACTTGGAAGCCGCTCTAAAAGCCACATTGAAACTCGAAGACCTGAATCTCAAAATCGCCCCCAACGAATCGTTCAAATACTTTTCGCTGGAAAGCGAACAGATGATTCTCGACCCGCAAATCGAACAGGCGGGCATCGAGGCAGCGAAGTCACTCAATCTCACAACGTCGCCGGTGATGGTGTATATCGCTAATGAAATCATGCCCGCCAAGCAGGATGATTCCAAGTCGTTGTTCTCCATGTATTCGATTATCGCGGGCGTTGAGTTTACCGAACAGCCTCCCTTTGGTCCTTTCCAATTCATCGGGGACAAACCAAAGTCGCCGCTCAAAGAAAATGAAATCGTTCTCAACGAATGGCTGGCGAAAGATTTGAACGCCAAAGTCGGCGATGACGTGCTCATGAAATATCATGTCGTCGGTTCCCGGGGAGAATTACCTGAAGTCGAGCAGACCTTTACCGTACGTGGCATCGTCGCCCTTGATGGAACGCCCGCCGCCGACCGGAAGCTGACGCCGGAAATGGAAGGCATCACCGACGCCGACACCTTCGGCGACTGGAAACAGCCCTTCCCCATGAAGCTCGACAAAGTTACCGATCGGGATGAAGAATACTGGGATCAATACAAAGCCACCCCCAAAGCGTTTGTCGCTTTGGAGACCGCACAAAACCTCTGGAACAGCCGGTATGGCAGTCTGACTTCATTACGTGTCGGCCCCCTGCCCGGGAAATCTTTGGAAGAATCGGCAAATGTGTTCGGCAAAGAAGTCCTCAAACAGGTTGACGTCTTCAAAATGGGCCTGACCGTCCAGCCCATCAAGTTTCTCGGCTTGATGGCCTCCAGTGGCACCACCGATTTCAGTGGCTTGTTTATCGGCTTCAGTTTCTTCATTATTCTTTCTGCGATTATTTTAATTCGTCTGCTGTTCAAACTGGGCATCGACCGCCGCGTCTCTTCCATTGGTCTCTTGTCGGCCGTCGGATTTACCCCTCAGCAAGTCAAACAGGTCATCTTCAAAGAAGCCTTCGCCGTCATTTTACTCGGAGGTATCCTCGGTATTGCCGCTGCCATTGGTTATGCCTCGTTGATGCTCTATGGCTTAAAAACCTGGTGGATCGGCGCGATTGGAACCCGCTTCCTGTTCCTCGAATTAACAGCAACCAGTATCATGGTCGGCTTATTAATTTCGGTCCTCTGCTCCCTCTTCGTGACCTGGCGTGCGATGGCCGAACTCAAACAACTCTCCATCCGCAGTCTGCTGGCGGGAGTCAATACACCGGAATCCAATAAAGTCAAAGATGCCCGCTACGTCGGTTATGTCTATAAAGCCTCATCCCTGCTCGCATTGATTCTGGTTCTAGCGACCGTCTCACTCCTCATTCCCAAACAGGAAGCCTTTTCCGGTTTCTCCTGGCGAACGGTTTCGTTTTTCCTCGTCGGTACACTCTCACTGATTTCCAGCGTCTTCTTTTTATCCAGCAGACTCAGAATTGAATCGGCGATCCCGATTAAAGGCACCGGCACACTCGCTTTAATCAAACTCGGCTTCCGCAACGCCGGCCGCTTTCGCCAGCGCAGTGTATTAACTACAGCGCTCATCGCGTCCGCGACGTTCGTACTCGTCTCCGTCGCCGCCGGCCATCGGAATCCGGCTGTGGAAACCCCCGATATCGATTCCGGTAACGGCGGTTTTACCATCGTTGCTGAATCTACGTCCCCGCTGATATTTGATCTGAATACGGCCGACGGTCGTGCTAAAACGCTGGTGAATATTCCCGACGATCCCGAGACACAAAAATTATTAAGCGAAATGACAGCGATTCCCTTTCGTGTGAAGCCGGGCGAAAACGCCAGCTGTCTGAATATTTATCAAACCAGTGTCCCCACCATTCTGGGAGTCCCGCAGGAACTGATCGAACGCGGCGGTTTCAAATTCGCCGACACACCCGGAGAAAATCCCTGGAAACTGTTGAACGAAAAACAAGAGGACGGCTCGATCCCCGCGCTCGGCGATATGAATACGTTAATGTATAGCCTGCATAAAGGCATCGGCGCCAGCGTCGGCATTCCTTCCGACGAACGCCCCGAACACAAATTGAAAATCAAAGGCATGTTTGACGGCAGCATTTTTCAGGGAGTCCTGCTTGTTTCCGAAACCGACTTCCAAAAACTGTTTCCCGAACAGGCCGGCTTTCAGTATTTTCTGATCGAAGTCCCTCCTGAAGACGCCTCGAAACTCTCGGGAATTCTGGAAACCGGCCTCACCGAATACGGCTTCGACTCTGACCTCGTCGCCAATCGACTGGCCGATTTTCTGGCCGTTCAAAATACCTACCTCTCTACTTTCCAGACGTTAGGGGGCCTGGGGCTGCTGCTGGGCACGCTGGGGTTGGCGACCGTGATGTTACGCAACGTCGTCGAACGCCGCAGCGAACTCGCATTGCTCCGCGCCATCGGCATGACGGGCAGCAACGTAGCGCTGATCGTGTTAGCGGAAAATGCGTTCTTACTCATCTGGGGGCTCCTCTCCGGAACGATCTCGGCTCTCTTGGCGATGCTGCCGCATCTGCTCTCCACGGGCGCTGATCTTCCCTGGGAAAGTGGGATTGTCATTTTGTCTGCCGTGTTGGTTGTGGGAATGCTGGCTGCTTTACTGGCTGTCGCCGATGCCGTCCGCGCACCCATTCTGGCGACGTTACGCGCTCAATAA
- a CDS encoding ABC transporter ATP-binding protein codes for MNHSNDQLIVRELTKTFSIAAESLPILAGVNLELSRGDALAITGPSGSGKSTLLYILGVLDQPTSGEVIQFGQNPFVLNAKEQAEYRNQNVGFIFQDHHLMPQFSVLENVLIPTMVNPDTAKDAEEHARHLLERVGLQDRMHHRPAQISGGERQRVAVCRALINNPRLLLADEPTGNLDRTNTESIGKLLLEINQEQNTILICVTHSSELAALFPQHQRLRDGLLVTEAV; via the coding sequence ATGAATCACTCCAACGACCAGCTCATTGTCCGCGAGTTAACGAAAACCTTTTCGATCGCAGCCGAATCACTGCCAATTCTGGCCGGTGTGAACCTCGAACTCAGCCGGGGAGATGCCCTCGCCATCACTGGCCCTTCCGGTTCAGGGAAAAGCACCCTGCTCTACATCCTCGGCGTTCTCGATCAACCCACGTCGGGCGAAGTCATTCAGTTCGGCCAGAATCCGTTCGTTCTGAACGCCAAAGAGCAGGCCGAATATCGCAATCAGAATGTCGGCTTCATCTTTCAAGACCACCATTTGATGCCGCAATTTTCGGTTCTGGAAAATGTGCTGATTCCTACTATGGTCAATCCGGACACAGCGAAGGATGCCGAAGAACACGCCCGCCATCTGCTGGAACGCGTGGGATTACAGGACCGCATGCATCATCGACCTGCACAGATTTCAGGCGGCGAACGACAACGCGTCGCGGTCTGTCGTGCTTTGATTAATAACCCCCGTCTCTTATTAGCCGATGAACCGACGGGGAATCTCGACCGCACCAATACCGAATCGATCGGCAAACTGCTGCTCGAAATCAATCAGGAACAGAATACGATTCTGATCTGCGTGACCCACAGCAGCGAACTGGCGGCTCTGTTCCCCCAACATCAGAGATTACGCGACGGACTGCTCGTGACCGAAGCCGTCTGA
- a CDS encoding acyl-CoA thioesterase, which produces MSCTFKTTRRVEFHETDMAGIVHFSNFYKYMEQAEHEYFRSLGLTIVDKQQDGSVFGWPRVSAQCSFESPAFYGDLLEIRLSVERLGVKSLTIEYEFWRDQTKIAKGRMKTVCCHFTHGSPMKSIEIPDWIQKKIEDSIDHAE; this is translated from the coding sequence ATGTCCTGTACTTTTAAAACAACGCGCCGTGTTGAATTTCACGAGACAGACATGGCCGGTATTGTCCACTTTTCCAACTTTTATAAGTACATGGAACAGGCCGAGCACGAGTATTTTCGCTCGCTGGGTCTGACGATTGTGGATAAACAGCAGGATGGTTCCGTGTTTGGCTGGCCTCGCGTCTCTGCACAATGCTCGTTTGAATCTCCCGCTTTTTATGGTGATCTACTCGAGATCCGTTTGTCCGTCGAACGTCTCGGGGTAAAATCGCTCACAATTGAATATGAGTTCTGGCGGGATCAAACGAAAATTGCCAAAGGACGCATGAAAACCGTCTGCTGTCACTTCACACACGGAAGTCCCATGAAGTCGATTGAAATCCCCGATTGGATTCAAAAGAAAATCGAAGATTCGATCGATCACGCTGAATAG
- a CDS encoding sodium:solute symporter family protein, which produces MTQLVIIGIYLSLLLFLGVFSSRLFKGTSKDYMLASHSIGPFLLLMSIFGTTMTAFALVGSSGEAYKEGVGVYGMLASSSGIIHSLCFFLLGIKLWSWGHKYGYTTQIQFFRERLESDRIGIILFPILVGLVIPYLLIGVMSSGVVISSITEGAFENSFAAYDYGVPPWLGSLVISLVVLIYVFFGGMRGTAWANTFQTIVFMILGVVTFFVISSKLGGLQAASHAVLERNPSKLMRAVDPKDRERYAEKYKTWTLIAKYNYATRILKTLKLTPEQKAEAYKAFKPRMPNWQNTAEAVYAADNNLYELTSEEVNKALLTQDDRVMPDPFPEKYQMGLMSHHELKEYPRKANAEKEKAMLIFGGKIGHPTHDLDPDDPSKGKKWTIKKALGVYRASNWAPDAPHPMSKLVFFTYFFVPLSVGMFPHLFQHWLTARSAGTFKLPVVAHPLFIMIVWVPCVLVGVWATSAMFNGSPLFPPHFPANAVLAAMVKKMTSPVLAGFLTAGILAAIMSSLDSQFLCIGTMFTEDIVVHYGGKDRFTDKQVVLMARMFIILVVAITYGFSLLEPRRVFTLGVWCFSGFSSLFPIIFAAVYWKRLTKAGAYAGVLVAIGSWLYLFKEAKYALNPNYTFLGMMPVATMVVASATAMILVSLITRPPSKETLVRFFPED; this is translated from the coding sequence ATGACCCAGTTGGTAATCATCGGAATCTATTTAAGTTTACTGTTGTTTCTGGGTGTGTTTTCCAGCCGCCTGTTTAAGGGAACCAGTAAAGACTACATGCTGGCCAGCCACTCAATTGGTCCCTTTCTGTTGTTGATGTCGATCTTCGGAACCACGATGACCGCGTTTGCCTTGGTCGGCTCCAGTGGTGAAGCCTACAAAGAAGGCGTCGGCGTATACGGGATGCTGGCTTCCTCCAGCGGTATCATCCACTCGCTCTGCTTCTTCCTGCTAGGGATCAAACTCTGGTCCTGGGGGCATAAATACGGTTACACCACACAGATTCAATTCTTCCGCGAACGGCTTGAGAGCGATCGCATTGGAATTATTCTGTTCCCGATTCTCGTAGGTCTGGTGATTCCCTACCTCCTGATCGGCGTCATGTCATCCGGCGTGGTCATTAGCAGCATCACCGAAGGGGCGTTCGAAAATTCCTTCGCTGCCTACGACTACGGTGTGCCTCCCTGGCTGGGATCGCTGGTCATCAGCCTGGTCGTATTGATCTATGTCTTCTTTGGAGGGATGCGGGGAACCGCCTGGGCGAATACATTCCAGACCATCGTCTTCATGATTCTCGGCGTCGTCACCTTCTTCGTCATTTCCAGCAAACTGGGAGGTCTGCAGGCTGCCAGTCATGCGGTATTGGAAAGGAATCCGTCCAAGTTAATGCGGGCCGTCGATCCCAAAGACCGTGAACGATACGCGGAAAAGTATAAGACCTGGACGTTGATCGCAAAATACAACTACGCAACGCGGATTCTCAAAACCCTGAAACTGACTCCCGAACAAAAAGCGGAAGCGTATAAAGCGTTCAAGCCGCGAATGCCCAACTGGCAAAACACGGCCGAAGCCGTTTATGCCGCTGATAATAATCTGTATGAGTTAACTTCGGAAGAAGTCAATAAAGCGTTATTAACTCAAGATGACCGCGTCATGCCGGACCCCTTCCCCGAAAAGTATCAAATGGGGCTGATGTCGCACCATGAGTTGAAAGAATATCCACGGAAAGCCAACGCTGAAAAAGAAAAGGCGATGTTGATTTTCGGCGGAAAAATCGGGCATCCCACACACGATCTAGATCCAGATGATCCGTCCAAAGGGAAAAAATGGACGATCAAAAAAGCACTCGGCGTTTACCGTGCCAGCAACTGGGCTCCCGATGCACCGCATCCAATGAGTAAGCTCGTGTTTTTTACTTATTTCTTCGTCCCACTTTCGGTCGGCATGTTTCCGCATCTGTTCCAGCACTGGCTTACCGCACGCAGCGCGGGCACATTTAAGCTGCCCGTCGTCGCGCATCCGCTGTTCATTATGATCGTGTGGGTCCCCTGTGTGCTGGTTGGCGTCTGGGCAACTTCTGCTATGTTTAATGGGTCGCCTCTGTTTCCGCCTCACTTCCCGGCGAATGCCGTGCTGGCGGCGATGGTGAAGAAAATGACCTCGCCTGTCCTGGCCGGTTTCTTAACCGCAGGGATTCTGGCGGCGATTATGTCTTCGCTCGATAGTCAGTTCCTCTGTATCGGTACCATGTTTACCGAAGATATCGTCGTGCATTACGGCGGAAAAGATCGTTTTACAGATAAACAGGTTGTCTTGATGGCTCGCATGTTTATTATTCTGGTGGTCGCCATTACCTATGGATTCAGTCTGCTCGAACCGCGGCGGGTCTTTACGTTGGGGGTCTGGTGTTTCAGTGGATTTTCCAGCCTGTTCCCGATCATTTTTGCGGCGGTCTACTGGAAGAGATTGACCAAGGCCGGTGCTTACGCAGGCGTACTTGTGGCGATTGGATCCTGGCTCTACCTGTTTAAAGAAGCAAAGTATGCATTGAATCCGAATTATACGTTTTTGGGAATGATGCCGGTGGCCACAATGGTCGTCGCCTCTGCGACCGCCATGATTCTGGTTTCACTCATCACCAGACCACCCAGCAAAGAAACGCTGGTGCGGTTCTTCCCGGAAGATTAG
- a CDS encoding DUF3311 domain-containing protein, producing MRYAVYGLVVVLIIIHQDNWLWDDKRLILGFMPITLLYQAGISMGAAFVWFLATKFAWPHHLEEIAQESPAQESPAQESGETE from the coding sequence ATGAGATACGCCGTTTATGGATTGGTTGTCGTGCTTATCATTATTCACCAGGACAACTGGCTCTGGGATGACAAAAGGCTCATCTTGGGATTCATGCCCATTACCCTGCTCTATCAGGCAGGGATTTCCATGGGGGCCGCCTTTGTCTGGTTTCTCGCCACGAAATTTGCCTGGCCTCATCACCTTGAAGAAATCGCGCAAGAGTCTCCCGCACAAGAGTCACCCGCCCAGGAATCAGGAGAAACAGAATAA